A region of the Allorhizobium pseudoryzae genome:
GCCTTCCTGTCCATCCTCGCCCAACCGCAGGCCGGCATCGTAAGCCCGGCGGCTGTCGAAAAATACGGCGACAAGTTCGCATCGCATCCGGTCGGAACCGGCCCCTTTGCCTTCAAGAGCGCACAGGCCGACACCAATGTCGTGCTCGAGGCGAATCCCGCCTATTTCCGCGGCGCGCCAAAGCTGTCGCAGATCATCTATCGGGTCATTCCGGATGCCTCTACCCGTCGTCTCGAGTTGGAAAACGGCGGCGTTGACATCGTTCAGCAGCAGGGCCAGCTGTCGGCCATCGCCGCCCAGGATATCGAGGCGCTGAAGGCGAACAAGGACGTCAAGGTCCTCGAAACCTCCAGCCAGATCATTCGCCAGCTTGAATTCAACAACAGCAAGACGGACGGCCCCTTCTCCAACGTGAAGGCTCGCGAGGCCATTGCCCATGCCATTGATTATGATGGTCTTCTGCAGGGCGTCTTCGGCGGTACGGCAGAGCGCGTCTACGGTCCGCTGACCACCAACAGCTGGGCCTTCAACCCGAAGATGAAGGAGCTGGCGCCTAAATACGATCCCGAGCTTGCCAAGAAGCTGCTGGCAGAGGCCGGCATCAATCCGTCATCGCTGAACCTGAAGCTCTACAGCTTCCAGGGCCCGCTCTGGGGTGCGGTCGCCACCTTCGTCCAGGCCAATCTGGCCGATATCGGCATCAATGCCACCATCGAGCAGACCGAGTTCCCGGCGCTGCGCACGCTCCAGACCTCCGGCCAGTTCGATGTCGCGCTGGATGGCCGTCAGCCGTGGTACAACGATCCGGACGCCCACATTACGATCGGTTATCTCTCTTCTCTTGCCAATACGGCGATGACGTTCCGCATGCCGCAGGACAAGGCGCTGGATGACATGATCCTCAAGGCGCAGCAGACACCGGATATGGAGGCGCGCAAGCAGCTCTACTTCACCATCCAGGAAGAGATCGCCAAGCGCGTGCCCGGCGCCTACCTGTTCAGCCCGAAGCTGATCGTCTTTGCCCGTTCAAACGTCGAGGGACTGGTCGTCAACAGCGCCCCGCCGCTCAACGAATACTGGTCCGTGTCGAAGAAATAAGATGATGTGCAGCACCGGCGGCAGGTGAGCCGCCGGTGCAACGCCCTCAAGGCGTCCAAGTGATCACCGTGCCGATGGCGGCCCGGCCTGCAGGAAGAGAGTGAGCACCAGACATGGCGAGTTTTATTCTACGCCGCCTGATCGCCTTGATACCGGTCATGTGTATCGTCCTCGTCATCGTGTTTTCGCTGGTGCGGATCATCCCCGGTGACCCGGCAACAACCCTTCTTGGGCCTGGCGCGACACAGGATCAGATCGAGGCATTGCGGGCCCAGTTGAACCTCGATCAACCGGTGATCCTGCAGTTCTACCATTATGTGGTCGGGCTTTTTGTCGGCGATTTCGGCTATTCGTTGAAAAGCGGCCAGCCGGTTGCAGCGGAAATCCTGCAGCGCCTGCCGGCCACCATCGAGCTTTCGGTTCTCGCCGTGATCGTCGCGGTGATCGTCGGCATCCCGATCGGCGTCCTGTCGGCGACCCGCCCGAACTCCATGTTCGATCACGTCACGCGCCTGGTCTCGCTGGTGGGTGTTTCGATGCCGGCCTTTCTGCTGGCACTCGTTTTGCAACTGGTGTTTGCCACTACGCTTGGCTGGCTGCCGGTCTCCGGTCGTGTCAGCCCCTATCTGCCGGTCGAGCCGGTGACAGGTTTTGCCGTCCTCGATGGTCTGCTGACGGGCAATCTCGCCGGTGCGCTCAGTGCCGTCCAGCACCTCATCCTGCCGACGGCCGTTCTCGCAGCCTTCCTGGCGGCAACGCTTGGCCGTTTCGTGCGCAACACCATGCTCGACGTGATGGGCGAGGATTTCATCCGCACCGCCAAGGCCAAGGGGCTGCGCCGCCGCGATGTTGTTCTCAACCACGGTCTTCGCAATTCCTTGCTGCCGGCCGTTACCATCATCGGTCTCAAATTCGCGGAGATGCTTGGCGGTGCGATCCTCACCGAGACGATCTTTGCCTGGCCCGGGATCGGCCGATACATGTTCGAGGCGATCAAGAACCGGGATTATCCGGTCATCCAGGGCACGACGCTCGTGTTCGCGCTGCTCTTCGTGCTGACCTCCATCATCGTCGATGTGCTCTACGGCATTCTCGACCCGCGCGTCCGTCGGAAAATGGGTTGAGATCATGAAGGACCTCCTGCTTTTCCTGCGTCGCAACACGCTTGCCCTCGTCGGCCTTGTCATCCTCGTGGCTCTGCTCGGCCTCATCACGATCGGTCCCTGGGTCACCAGCTATTCACCGACGAAGCTCGATATCCTCCATAAGCTCGCCGCACCCAGCCTCGAACACTGGCTGGGCACGGATGCCTTTGGACGCGATGTCTTGACGCGCATCATGTATGGCGGTCGTGCCACGCTGGCGATCGGCGTGGGCGTCGTGGCGATCGCCTTTGCCGTCGGTGTGTTCTTCGGCATGCTCGCCGGTTTTGCCGGCGGCTGGCTGGACAGCGTGATCATGCGCATCGTGGATGCCATCCTTGCCTTCCCGGCCCTGGTGCTCGCCATTGCGCTCTCAGCCGCCTTCGGCCCCAGCCTGCAGAATGCGATGCTGGCCGTCGCCATTACGCTTGCCCCGCAGTTTGCCCGTGTTGCACGCAGCCAGGCGCTCAGCATTTCGGTCAAGCCTTACGTCGAGGCCGCCATTTCGCTCGGGCTTCCCGGTCACCGCATCCTGCTGCGGTACGTCTTTGTCAACGGGCTTGGGCCGCTTCTGGTGCAATCGACGCTGGCACTCGGCAGCGCCATCCTGCAGACCGCGAGCCTCGGTTTTCTCGGGCTCGGTGCCCAGCCGCCGATGGCGGAATGGGGAGCGGACGTCTCGGCCAATCTGCAATATGTCCGCGGCGCGGCCTGGGTTGCGCTTTCGCCCGGCATGGCGATCCTACTCGCCGTCCTCTCCTTCAACCTGATCGGCGATTCCCTCGCTGACTGGTTCAACCCGCGCCGACGCAGCGAGCTCGATTAGGACACATCACCCGTGAACAGCCTGCACATCACGCTCGAAAAGATCGACTTCCTGCCGCCGGACCGCGTGACGGACGATACCAGCGTGCTGACCCTCAAAAACCTCGTCTTCGAACCGCTTCTGCGTTGGGATGACGGTCTCGTCCGGCCAGCGCTGTTTCAAAGCTGGACTCACTCGCCGGACGGGCGCCACTGGCAGTTCAGGATTCGCGACGGCGCAACCTTCCACGACGGAAAGCCTTGCATCGCGGACGACATCTTGGCGTTCATCGAGGGTATCCTGGAGGCGGTCGATACCTTTGGCATGAAGTGGTCCTATGCGCGTTATCTGAAGGATGCCGCCATCAGCGCGCTGTCGTCCAGCGTCATCGAGGTCCGCAATCCGCATCCCATTGCCGATATCCTGGACATCTTTTCCGAATTCTACATCTGCCGGCGCGATGTCGATGGCCGCCCTCTTCTCGGGACGGGTCGCTACCGTGTCGCGGAATTCTATGCCGGCCAGAACGCGGTTCTGGAACGCATGCCCGCGGCGCATGGCCCGGATCGCATCCGCGTCACGGCGTGCAAGAGCGCGGACGTTCGGCTCGATCTTCTGGCGGCAGGCAGGGTCGATGCCGCCCTCAATCTGGAAAGGGTGGAGCATCGGCTTGCCATCGATCCACGCTTCCAATGGGGCAAGGCGGTCAACACGCTCTCCGTCATGTACTATCTCAATTGCCAGCAGGGCATCTTTCGCGCGCCGGCGGCGCGTCTCGCAGTCAATCACGCTGTCGATTCGCGCGCGATCGCCGAGGACATCTTTCACGGGCTTGCCGTGCCCTCCGCAACGATCGTCAGCCCGTACCATCTCGGCGCCGCAAAGGCCGGCTTGCAGCCGATCGCCTACGATCCGGACAAGGCCCGCCGGCTGCTCGATACGGTGGACACCGGCAGCGTGGTGCGCCTGCGAACACCCACCTTCATGCCCGAACGGGCTCCCGAGATCAGTCGTTTTGTTGCCGCCTCGCTCGAAGCCGTGGGTCTCACGGTCGAGGTGGAAACGGAAACGGATAGACCGGAATATGCCCGCCAGATCGGCCGCAAGGAGATGGGCGATCTGGCGATCTTTGATTCCTCGCCGCACAGCACCTACCGCATCCTCAACGACAAGATTTCAAGCGGGCCACGGGCGGTATGGTGGCAGGGCTATGATGACCTCGAGACCGAGCAGTTGATCGCCGCCGCCAATGATGCGGTGGATGACGCTACTCGCGAGGTTACCTATGCGCGGTGCCTCAAGCGCCTGCACGACAACCCGCCCTGGCTCTACATCGTCCACCCGATCGACGTTTTCGCGGCAAAGCCAAACATCGAAGGCCTTGCGATCGATCATAAGGGCACGCTCAACATTCTCTAGGGAGCTTCCATCATGGAAAAAGACTACTCGATCACCTTCTTCTATTACGACGATATCCATGCGGTTGTCCCCTTCTACGAGAATGTTCTCGGCTTCGAACTGGTTCTCGACCAGGGTCTTGCCCGGATCTATCGTATTGCCGGCCAATGCTATTTCGGCATCGTGGATGGCAATCGCGGCCACCTGAAGCATCAGGAGAAGAGTGCTGTTCTGCTGACCATCGTCGCACAGGATGTCGAGGGCTGGCATGCGAAGCTGAAGGCGGCCGGTGTGACGGGCCTGTCCGACCTGCTGCGCGGCCGCTTCTGCGAACACTTCTTCTTCGAGGATCCGGCCGGTTACGCCATCGAGATCCAGCGTTTCCATAACCCCGACGTCGCCAAGCTGTTCTGAAGAGGCGAATGGAATGAGCATCTCCCTTGACGGATTGCGCAAGACCCTCATCCAGCAGGCCGTTGCCTTCGGTCAGCGCCCCTTGATGGCGCGCTCGGATGGAGACTCGGCGAACCTGGATGAAGGCTACATCCCGCTTCTCGTCAATTTCACGGTTGAGGATAAGGCGGCGAAGGGACTGCGCAAACTGAAGGACCAGGCTGAACCGGAGCCGCCGGTTTACTTCTCGGCGCTGGAGATGACACGCGACCATGCCGCACTGTTGCTCACGGGCGAAACCGGCAGCGGCAAGACGACGTATGCCCGCTATCTGAGTTTCCGTTTGGCAAGCGAAGATGGTCGAGCACGGTCGGTCGCGCGCAACGACCTCGGCATGCGCCAGGAAGAAGCCTGGAATACAGAGGCGTTTTTGCCCCTCTACC
Encoded here:
- a CDS encoding VOC family protein — translated: MEKDYSITFFYYDDIHAVVPFYENVLGFELVLDQGLARIYRIAGQCYFGIVDGNRGHLKHQEKSAVLLTIVAQDVEGWHAKLKAAGVTGLSDLLRGRFCEHFFFEDPAGYAIEIQRFHNPDVAKLF
- a CDS encoding ABC transporter substrate-binding protein, with protein sequence MNSLHITLEKIDFLPPDRVTDDTSVLTLKNLVFEPLLRWDDGLVRPALFQSWTHSPDGRHWQFRIRDGATFHDGKPCIADDILAFIEGILEAVDTFGMKWSYARYLKDAAISALSSSVIEVRNPHPIADILDIFSEFYICRRDVDGRPLLGTGRYRVAEFYAGQNAVLERMPAAHGPDRIRVTACKSADVRLDLLAAGRVDAALNLERVEHRLAIDPRFQWGKAVNTLSVMYYLNCQQGIFRAPAARLAVNHAVDSRAIAEDIFHGLAVPSATIVSPYHLGAAKAGLQPIAYDPDKARRLLDTVDTGSVVRLRTPTFMPERAPEISRFVAASLEAVGLTVEVETETDRPEYARQIGRKEMGDLAIFDSSPHSTYRILNDKISSGPRAVWWQGYDDLETEQLIAAANDAVDDATREVTYARCLKRLHDNPPWLYIVHPIDVFAAKPNIEGLAIDHKGTLNIL
- a CDS encoding ABC transporter substrate-binding protein; translated protein: MKIWNGIVMAAVALPLLTSAAFAQEDAKLKTLVVAVPSDPVALEPGTNKAEPIGSEIILNVFDTLVAWTAPDFKALEGRLASSWTVSDDGKVFDFKLREGVKFQDGTAFDAAAVKFSLERTKATNPYVKATFDLIKEITVVSPTELKITLSAAYPAFLSILAQPQAGIVSPAAVEKYGDKFASHPVGTGPFAFKSAQADTNVVLEANPAYFRGAPKLSQIIYRVIPDASTRRLELENGGVDIVQQQGQLSAIAAQDIEALKANKDVKVLETSSQIIRQLEFNNSKTDGPFSNVKAREAIAHAIDYDGLLQGVFGGTAERVYGPLTTNSWAFNPKMKELAPKYDPELAKKLLAEAGINPSSLNLKLYSFQGPLWGAVATFVQANLADIGINATIEQTEFPALRTLQTSGQFDVALDGRQPWYNDPDAHITIGYLSSLANTAMTFRMPQDKALDDMILKAQQTPDMEARKQLYFTIQEEIAKRVPGAYLFSPKLIVFARSNVEGLVVNSAPPLNEYWSVSKK
- a CDS encoding ABC transporter permease produces the protein MKDLLLFLRRNTLALVGLVILVALLGLITIGPWVTSYSPTKLDILHKLAAPSLEHWLGTDAFGRDVLTRIMYGGRATLAIGVGVVAIAFAVGVFFGMLAGFAGGWLDSVIMRIVDAILAFPALVLAIALSAAFGPSLQNAMLAVAITLAPQFARVARSQALSISVKPYVEAAISLGLPGHRILLRYVFVNGLGPLLVQSTLALGSAILQTASLGFLGLGAQPPMAEWGADVSANLQYVRGAAWVALSPGMAILLAVLSFNLIGDSLADWFNPRRRSELD
- a CDS encoding ABC transporter permease, translating into MASFILRRLIALIPVMCIVLVIVFSLVRIIPGDPATTLLGPGATQDQIEALRAQLNLDQPVILQFYHYVVGLFVGDFGYSLKSGQPVAAEILQRLPATIELSVLAVIVAVIVGIPIGVLSATRPNSMFDHVTRLVSLVGVSMPAFLLALVLQLVFATTLGWLPVSGRVSPYLPVEPVTGFAVLDGLLTGNLAGALSAVQHLILPTAVLAAFLAATLGRFVRNTMLDVMGEDFIRTAKAKGLRRRDVVLNHGLRNSLLPAVTIIGLKFAEMLGGAILTETIFAWPGIGRYMFEAIKNRDYPVIQGTTLVFALLFVLTSIIVDVLYGILDPRVRRKMG